One window of Deltaproteobacteria bacterium genomic DNA carries:
- a CDS encoding ATP-dependent Clp protease ATP-binding subunit: TNQVKDNPYTVVLLDEIEKADTYVHNLFLQAFDEGWLTDGRGKKVYFADTIINMTSNLGAEELSKLTRPMGFGPGGVDFEPVRRAVLKAAENRFTPEFINRLDDVVVFSPLSFDEVRKIAGIYLDSIGRTMATHGKTLVVSDAALSALARAGFSVKYGARFLKRGIDEKVKMPVTLHWKESDHFLVEEVGGEVAVISQKVPV; the protein is encoded by the coding sequence ACGAACCAGGTCAAGGACAACCCGTACACCGTGGTCCTGCTCGACGAGATCGAGAAGGCGGACACCTACGTCCACAACCTGTTCCTCCAGGCGTTCGACGAGGGGTGGCTCACCGACGGGCGCGGGAAGAAGGTGTACTTCGCCGACACGATCATCAACATGACGAGCAACCTGGGCGCCGAGGAGCTGTCGAAGCTCACGCGCCCGATGGGGTTCGGTCCGGGGGGCGTCGACTTCGAGCCGGTCCGCCGGGCGGTCCTCAAGGCCGCGGAGAACCGGTTCACGCCGGAGTTCATCAACCGTCTCGACGACGTCGTCGTCTTCTCCCCCCTGTCGTTCGACGAGGTGCGGAAGATCGCCGGGATCTACCTCGATTCGATCGGGAGGACGATGGCGACCCACGGCAAGACCCTCGTGGTATCCGACGCGGCGCTCTCCGCCCTGGCCCGCGCCGGCTTCTCCGTGAAGTACGGCGCAAGGTTCCTGAAGCGCGGGATCGACGAGAAGGTGAAGATGCCGGTGACGCTCCATTGGAAGGAGTCCGACCATTTCCTCGTCGAGGAGGTCGGCGGCGAGGTGGCGGTAATCTCCCAGAAGGTGCCCGTCTAA
- a CDS encoding DUF1844 domain-containing protein: MAEEKEDKGFRVIDRRGVEYVPPPSPAPEGKPGSPADEGRPSPAAPGDSPSKPTGEGSVGPAAKEGNLRPPAGVQEEKGRGGEKSALGAPRFLDLVDSLQMGAMANLGLLQGPDGKRSPVNLPGAKDAIDLLGILQEKTRGNLSKEEEEVLREGLYHLRMGYMAMVNAPSGGKAKGGNEK, from the coding sequence ATGGCCGAGGAGAAGGAAGACAAGGGTTTCCGGGTGATCGACCGGCGGGGAGTGGAGTACGTTCCCCCTCCTTCGCCGGCTCCCGAAGGAAAGCCCGGGTCGCCGGCTGATGAGGGCAGGCCCTCTCCGGCCGCACCGGGGGATAGCCCTTCGAAGCCGACGGGGGAAGGTTCCGTCGGCCCGGCGGCGAAGGAGGGGAACCTTCGTCCGCCGGCGGGTGTCCAAGAGGAAAAAGGCCGCGGGGGGGAGAAGTCGGCGCTCGGCGCTCCCCGGTTCCTCGACCTCGTCGATTCGCTCCAGATGGGCGCGATGGCGAACCTCGGGCTGCTCCAGGGGCCCGACGGGAAGCGTTCCCCGGTGAACCTGCCGGGGGCGAAGGACGCCATCGACCTGCTGGGGATCCTGCAGGAGAAGACCCGCGGGAACCTGTCGAAGGAAGAGGAGGAGGTGCTGCGCGAGGGGTTGTACCACCTCCGCATGGGGTACATGGCGATGGTGAACGCCCCCTCCGGCGGCAAAGCCAAGGGAGGAAACGAAAAGTGA